From one Scophthalmus maximus strain ysfricsl-2021 chromosome 19, ASM2237912v1, whole genome shotgun sequence genomic stretch:
- the alkbh2 gene encoding LOW QUALITY PROTEIN: DNA oxidative demethylase ALKBH2 (The sequence of the model RefSeq protein was modified relative to this genomic sequence to represent the inferred CDS: substituted 1 base at 1 genomic stop codon) yields MDMFVIQRQNKHSCTGDALRRSPRKRIKLLEDGRMMEEEDEEDAASAEFSHPVPWHKIEAEGLDCDYALLFPKQEADQLLKQLEEEIVYSTGEEATVQLFGKLYNIPRKQATYGDAGVTYTYSGVKRSACPWTPTLNFIRDAVTETTGQTFNFVLVNRYKDGQDHMGEHRDDEKELDPLCPIASVSLGAARDFVFRHRDTRGKQSLRQIEPVKLELAHGSLLLMNPPTNTLWYHGLPVRKKVLLPRINLTFRRIVLDSKKXEGAKSECGLWGKSLARAH; encoded by the exons ATGGATATGTTTGTGATTCAGAGACAGAATAAACACTCGTGCACCGGTGACGCCCTGAGAAGAAGTCCGAGGAAGAGGATAAAACTGCTGGAGGACGGGAGGatgatggaagaggaggatgaagaagatgcAGCTTCAGCAGAGTTCTCTCATCCTGTTCCCTGGCACAAAATCGAGGCAGAGGGACTAGACTGCGATTATGCTTTACTCTTccccaaacaggaagcagaccaACTGCTCAAACagttggaggaggagatagTGTACTCCACAG ggGAAGAAGCAACGGTCCAGCTGTTTGGAAAGCTGTACAATATACCAAGAAAGCAGGCGACATACGGAGACGCAGGTGTAACCTACACTTATTCCGGGGTGAAACGTTCAGCCTGCCCCTGGACTCCCACCTTGAACTTCATTCGGGATGCTGTCACAGAAACAACAGGACAGACATTCAACTTTGTCTTGGTCAACAG GTACAAAGACGGCCAGGATCACATGGGTGAGCATCGGGATGACGAGAAGGAGCTGGACCCCCTATGTCCCATTGCCTCCGTCTCTCTGGGAGCAGCACGAGACTTTGTCTTCAGGCACAGAGACACTCGGGGAAAACAGAGCCTCCGGCAGATTGAACCCGTGAAGCTCGAGCTCGCTCACGGAAGCCTGCTCCTTATGAACCCACCAACCAACACTCTTTGGTACCACGGCCTTCCTGTTCGCAAGAAGGTGCTTCTGCCTCGCATCAACCTCACCTTCAGACGCATCGTACTGGACAGCAAGAAATGAGAGGGAGCCAAGTCCGAGTGTGGATTATGGGGGAAAAGCTTAGCCAGAGCACATTGA
- the unga gene encoding uracil DNA glycosylase a isoform X2 encodes MIGQKTIQSFFSPVSKKRVSKELNETEEDATDTKKLKAADPSSPPPPGPCTAALSPEQLDRISRNKRAALERLAAAQPLPGFGESWRKELSAEFGKPYFKRLTEFVSEERQRHTVFPPAEQVFTWTQMCDVRDVKVVILGQDPYHGPNQAHGLCFSVKRPVPPPPSLGNMYKELVSDIEGFQHPGHGDLTGWAQQGVLLLNAVLTVREHQANSHKDRGWETFTDAVVQWLSDNLEGVVFMLWGSYAHKKGAAINRKRHHVLQTVHPSPLSAHRGFFGCRHFSKANELLKESGKSPIDWKTL; translated from the exons ATGATCGGACAGAAAAccattcagtcatttttctCGCCCGTCTCGAAAAAGAGGGTTTCCAAGGAGTTGAATGAAACCGAGGAGGATGCTACAGACACG AAGAAGCTGAAAGCCGCGGACCCgtccagtcctcctcctcccgggccCTGCACCGCGGCCCTGTCGCCCGAGCAGCTGGACAGGATCTCCCGCAACAAGAGAGCCGCGCTGGAGCGACTCGCCGCGGCGCAGCCACTTCCGGGTTTCggggagagctggaggaaggagcTGTCCGCAGAGTTTGGGAAGCCCTACTTCAAACGA TTGACGGAGTTCGTGTCCGAGGAGAGGCAGCGCCACACCGTGTTCCCACCTGCGGAGCAAGTCTTCACCTGGACACAGATGTGTGACGTCCGAGAC GTCAAAGTGGTGATCCTTGGTCAGGATCCGTATCATGGTCCGAACCAGGCCCACGGATTGTGCTTCAGTGTCAAAAGACCAGTGCCTCCTCCACCCAG TTTAGGGAACATGTATAAAGAACTGGTTTCAGACATCGAAGGCTTCCAGCACCCTGGGCATGGAGATCTGACTGGATGGGCCCAACAAG GTGTTCTGTTGCTCAACGCTGTGTTGACCGTCCGAGAGCACCAGGCCAACTCCCACAAAGACCGAGGTTGGGAGACCTTCACTGACGCCGTAGTGCAGTGGCTCAGCGACAACCTGGAGGGCGTCGTCTTCATGCTTTGGGGGTCATATGCCCACAAGAAGGGGGCTGCTATCAACAGG AAACGCCACCACGTGCTGCAGACTGTTCATCCCTCTCCCTTGTCTGCTCATCGAGGATTCTTCGGGTGCAGGCATTTCTCAAAGGCCAACGAGCTGCTGAAGGAATCTGGAAAGTCGCCCATAGACTGGAAGACACTTTAA
- the unga gene encoding uracil DNA glycosylase a isoform X1: MFSLRSGRVVKRVPPRAARLSPALCFAQNTKIVQKKLKAADPSSPPPPGPCTAALSPEQLDRISRNKRAALERLAAAQPLPGFGESWRKELSAEFGKPYFKRLTEFVSEERQRHTVFPPAEQVFTWTQMCDVRDVKVVILGQDPYHGPNQAHGLCFSVKRPVPPPPSLGNMYKELVSDIEGFQHPGHGDLTGWAQQGVLLLNAVLTVREHQANSHKDRGWETFTDAVVQWLSDNLEGVVFMLWGSYAHKKGAAINRKRHHVLQTVHPSPLSAHRGFFGCRHFSKANELLKESGKSPIDWKTL; encoded by the exons ATGTTTTCGCTCCGCAGTGGACGGGTTGTGAAGAGAGTCCCGCCTCGGGCTGCTCGCCTCTCACCTGCTCTGTGCTTTGCTCAAAACACTAAAATTGTGCAGAAGAAGCTGAAAGCCGCGGACCCgtccagtcctcctcctcccgggccCTGCACCGCGGCCCTGTCGCCCGAGCAGCTGGACAGGATCTCCCGCAACAAGAGAGCCGCGCTGGAGCGACTCGCCGCGGCGCAGCCACTTCCGGGTTTCggggagagctggaggaaggagcTGTCCGCAGAGTTTGGGAAGCCCTACTTCAAACGA TTGACGGAGTTCGTGTCCGAGGAGAGGCAGCGCCACACCGTGTTCCCACCTGCGGAGCAAGTCTTCACCTGGACACAGATGTGTGACGTCCGAGAC GTCAAAGTGGTGATCCTTGGTCAGGATCCGTATCATGGTCCGAACCAGGCCCACGGATTGTGCTTCAGTGTCAAAAGACCAGTGCCTCCTCCACCCAG TTTAGGGAACATGTATAAAGAACTGGTTTCAGACATCGAAGGCTTCCAGCACCCTGGGCATGGAGATCTGACTGGATGGGCCCAACAAG GTGTTCTGTTGCTCAACGCTGTGTTGACCGTCCGAGAGCACCAGGCCAACTCCCACAAAGACCGAGGTTGGGAGACCTTCACTGACGCCGTAGTGCAGTGGCTCAGCGACAACCTGGAGGGCGTCGTCTTCATGCTTTGGGGGTCATATGCCCACAAGAAGGGGGCTGCTATCAACAGG AAACGCCACCACGTGCTGCAGACTGTTCATCCCTCTCCCTTGTCTGCTCATCGAGGATTCTTCGGGTGCAGGCATTTCTCAAAGGCCAACGAGCTGCTGAAGGAATCTGGAAAGTCGCCCATAGACTGGAAGACACTTTAA
- the pxmp2 gene encoding peroxisomal membrane protein 2: MPVESRPLRDASLHFRVLQQYLFLLKKYPVLTKSVTSGILSALGNLLSQILEARKKAKTGAPVSELETAGAARYAIYGLFITGPVSHFFYQLMETWLPATDPYCIVKRLLLDRLFFAPGFLLIFYFVMNILEAKGREDFEKKMRGSYWTALKMNWKVWTPFQFININFVPVQFRVLFANMIALFWYAYLASVRK, from the exons ATGCCTGTGGAGAGTCGGCCGCTCCGGGACGCGTCCTTACATTTCCGTGTGCTGCAGCAGTATCTGTTTCTCCTGAAGAAATACCCCGTCCTCACCAAGTCGGTGACGAG TGGCATCCTCTCAGCCTTAGGAAATCTTCTGTCTCAGATTTTGGAGGCGAGAAAAAAGGCCAAAACCGGAGCCCCGGTCAGTGAGCTGGAGACGGCCGGAGCTGCACGCTACGCCATTTATGG ATTGTTTATTACAGGACCGGTGAGCCACTTCTTCTACCAGCTGATGGAGACGTGGCTGCCCGCCACCGACCCATACTGTATAGTCAAACGGCTGCTACTGGATCGGCTCTTTTTTGCCCCCGGCTTCCTGCTCATTTTCTACTTCGTTATGAACATCCTGGAG GCGAAAGGGCGGGAAGACTTTGAGAAGAAGATGAGGGGAAGTTATTGGACTGCTCTGAAGATGAATTGGAAAGTTTGGACTCCCTTTCAGTTCATCAATATCAACTTTGTGCCTGTTCAG TTCAGAGTGCTGTTCGCCAACATGATCGCCTTATTTTGGTATGCCTACCTTGCATCAGTGAGGAAATGA
- the isg15 gene encoding ubiquitin-like protein ISG15, which translates to MDIIIIMLNGTRHTLSVQPQDTVGYLKQVIQDKLGVPTERQRLVVDNGHRTDLNNDSQTLGHYGLHSGSTVSLLVTEPIRPACIQVFLRNEKGKVSTYDITPEETVSDFKRRVQSRESVPESQQRLVYQGREMTAGKLSDYHVVALSTIDLLMRLRGG; encoded by the coding sequence atggacatcatcatcatcatgctgaACGGGACGAGGCACACGCTGAGCGTGCAGCCCCAGGACACGGTGGGCTACCTGAAGCAGGTCATCCAGGACAAACTGGGGGTTCCGACTGAGAGGCAGCGGCTGGTGGTGGACAACGGCCACAGGACCGACCTGAACAACGACTCCCAGACCCTCGGCCACTACGGCCTGCACTCCGGCTCCACCGTGTCGCTGCTGGTGACCGAGCCGATCCGGCCGGCCTGCATCCAGGTGTTCCTGCGGAACGAGAAGGGGAAGGTGAGCACCTATGACATCACACCAGAAGAGACCGTCAGCGACTTCAAGCGCCGGGTGCAGTCCAGGGAGTCGGTGCCGGAGAGCCAGCAGAGGCTGGTGTACCAGGGCCGCGAGATGACCGCCGGTAAACTGTCGGACTACCACGTCGTTGCGTTGAGCACCATCGACCTGTTGATGCGCctgagaggaggctga
- the gatc gene encoding glutamyl-tRNA(Gln) amidotransferase subunit C, mitochondrial, with translation MSVFCLSATRTCRGLSLKSIRPSLSLLTNDGYREDHTTRAACRFSSEPHNPKVPQAATWEPVPEDQLPPPAQIPADLVDKLERLALVDFRTKQGLGCLEKAIRFADQLHVVDTSGIEPMDSVLEDRALYLRSDAVTEGDCAEELLQLSKNTVEEYFVAPPGNIPLPKREERAAILKHSEF, from the exons ATGTCGGTGTTTTGTCTCAGTGCTACGCGCACATGCCGTGGCTTGTCACTGAAAAGCATCCGGCCTTCGTTGAGCCTGTTGACGAACGACGGATACCGGGAGGACCACACCACTCGTGCAGCGTGTCGGTTCAGCTCCGAACCACACAACCCAAAG GTGCCACAGGCTGCAACATGGGAACCAGTACCGGAAGACCAACTCCCCCCG CCTGCGCAAATCCCTGCAGACCTGGTGGACAAACTGGAGCGCCTGGCGCTGGTTGACTTCCGGACTAAACAGGGACTGGGCTGTTTGGAGAAAGCCATACGATTTGCGGATCAGCTTCATGTTGTTGACACGTCGGGGATCGAGCCAATGGATTCAGTTCTGGAGGACAG GGCTTTATACCTGAGGAGCGACGCGGTGACAGAAGGGGACTGTGCAGAGGAACTGCTTCAGCTCTCGAAAAACACAGTTGAGGAATATTTTGTGGCACCACCAG gaAATATTCCTCTACcaaagagggaagagagggcAGCCATACTGAAACACTCAGAGTTCTGA